The following coding sequences are from one Lathamus discolor isolate bLatDis1 chromosome 10, bLatDis1.hap1, whole genome shotgun sequence window:
- the LOC136020066 gene encoding neuropeptide Y receptor type 6-like produces the protein MMGKAIQDPSKILANQTISNISYSQFLNFDTCQPSFLAESLLITAYTLVTIVGLFGNLCLIVIIKRRKEAQNVTNILIANLSVSDVLICIMCIPVTVAYTLMDYWIFGEAMCKISSFIQSISVTVSIFSLVLIAIERYQLIVNPRGWKPNISHAYWGILFIWGFSLVISIPFLIFHQLTDEPFKYLSFHSDFYKNKVACIEAWPSVTERLIFTTSLLVFQYCFPLGFIFICYLRIFVCLRRRHGKIDRMRENESRLSENKRINAMLISIVVTFAACWLPLNVFNVVFDWNYEALMSCNHNLAFTICHLVAMISTCVNPVFYGFLNKNFQKDLAALVHHCRCSAPEEVYENIALSNLQTDASKGSLKLNNPPLEI, from the coding sequence ATGATGGGTAAAGCCATTCAGGATCCCAGCAAGATTCTGGCTAATCAGACTATCTCTAACATCAGCTATTCTCAGTTCTTGAACTTTGATACATGCCAGCCTTCCTTCCTTGCAGAATCCCTGCTTATTACAGCCTACACATTAGTTACAATCGTGGGGCTTTTTGGAAATCTTTGCCTGATTGTtataataaaaagaaggaaagaagctcAAAACGTCACCAATATTTTGATTGCCAACCTCTCTGTATCAGATGTCTTGATCTGTATCATGTGTATTCCTGTCACAGTTGCATATACCTTAATGGACTACTGGATATTTGGGGAAGCTATGTGTAAAATAAGTTCCTTCATACAAAGTATATCTGTCACAGTCTCCATTTTCTCACTAGTACTGATTGCTATTGAGAGATATCAGTTAATTGTGAACCCCCGTGGCTGGAAGCCTAATATTTCACATGCTTACTGGGGAATTCTTTTCATCTGGGGATTTTCCCTCGTAATATCCattccttttttaatatttcaccaATTAACTGATGAACCCTTCAAATACTTGTCTTTCCATAGTGATTTCTACAAGAACAAAGTTGCTTGTATTGAAGCATGGCCGTCCGTTACAGAAAGACTCATTTTTACCACTAGTCTGCTGGTTTTCCAGTACTGCTTCCCACTGGGGTTTATATTTATCTGCTATCTCAGGATATTTGTATGTCTTCGAAGGAGACACGGGAAAATAGACAGGATGAGAGAGAATGAGAGCAGACTgagtgaaaacaaaaggattaACGCGATGTTGATATCAATTGTTGTGACTTTCGCAGCTTGCTGGTTGCCTCTCAATGTGTTCAATGTTGTTTTTGACTGGAACTACGAGGCACTAATGAGCTGTAATCATAATCTAGCATTTACAATATGCCACCTTGTGGCCATGATCTCAACGTGTGTCAATCCCGTCTTTTATGGGTTCCTCAACAAGAACTTTCAGAAGGATTTGGCAGCATTAGTTCACCACTGCAGATGCTCAGCGCCAGAAGAGGTATATGAAAATATTGCCCTTTCAAATCTCCAAACTGACGCATCAAAGGGATCTCTGAAATTAAATAATCCCCCTCTGGAGATCTAA
- the HNRNPA0 gene encoding heterogeneous nuclear ribonucleoprotein A0, which yields MENSQLCKLFIGGLNVQTTEAGLREHFAAYGTLTDCVVVLNPQTKRSRCFGFVTYSAVEEADAAMAASPHAVDGNAVELKRAVSREDSAKPGAHAKVKKLFVGGLKGDVGEGDLVQHFSQFGPVEKAEIIADKQSGKKRGFGFVYFQNHDAADKAAVVKFHPIQGHRVEVKKAVPKEDIQSGGGGGSRPSRGGRGGGRGRGGGGSGNRDHNGLSKGGGGYNSYGGYGGGGGGGGGGYGSYGSGSYGGGGGGGGGDYGNGYGGFGSYSQHQSSYGPMKSGGGGGGGGGNWGGRSNSGPYRGGYGGGGYGGGSF from the coding sequence ATGGAGAACTCGCAGCTATGCAAGCTGTTCATCGGCGGCCTCAACGTGCAGACCACGGAGGCCGGGCTGCGGGAGCACTTCGCGGCCTACGGCACCCTCACCGACTGCGTGGTCGTGCTCAACCCGCAGACCAAGCGCTCCCGCTGCTTCGGCTTCGTCACCTACTCGGCGGTAGAGGAGGCCGATGCCGCCATGGCCGCGTCGCCGCACGCGGTGGACGGGAACGCGGTGGAGCTGAAGCGAGCCGTGTCCCGGGAGGACTCGGCCAAACCGGGGGCTCACGCTAAGGTGAAGAAGCTCTTTGTGGGCGGCCTCAAAGGGGACGTGGGCGAAGGGGACCTGGTGCAGCATTTCAGCCAGTTCGGCCCCGTGGAGAAGGCTGAAATCATCGCCGACAAACAGAGCGGGAAAAAGCGCGGCTTCGGCTTCGTCTATTTCCAGAACCACGATGCAGCTGACAAGGCGGCCGTGGTCAAGTTCCACCCGATCCAGGGCCACCGAGTGGAGGTGAAGAAGGCTGTGCCCAAGGAGGACATCCAGTCGGGCGGGGGAGGCGGTTCTAGGCCTTCCCGGGGCGGCAGAGGCGGAGGAAggggccggggcggcggcggaTCCGGCAACCGGGATCACAACGGTCTTTCCAAAGGAGGCGGTGGTTACAATAGCTACGGCGGTTAcggtggaggaggaggtggcgGCGGTGGCGGTTACGGCTCCTATGGCAGCGGTTCCTACGGAGGTGGCGGCGGAGGGGGAGGTGGCGACTACGGCAATGGGTACGGCGGGTTCGGCAGCTACAGCCAGCATCAGTCCTCCTACGGCCCCATGAAGAGCGGcggaggaggtggaggaggggGCGGCAACTGGGGGGGCCGCAGTAACAGTGGACCGTACAGAGGAGGCTATGGTGGGGGAGGCTACGGGGGCGGCTCTTTCTGA